In Marixanthomonas ophiurae, one genomic interval encodes:
- the hisS gene encoding histidine--tRNA ligase, giving the protein MAQKPSIPKGTRDFSPAEVVKRNYIMDTIKDCFTTYGFQPIETPSFENSDTLMGKYGDEGDRLIFKILNSGDFLRKVDDALYSEKDSGKLTPKISEKALRYDLTVPFARYVVQHQNEIDFPFKRYQIQPVWRADRPQKGRFREFFQCDADVVGSKSLWQEVEFVELYDAVFSKLNLEGVTIKMNNRKILSGIAEVIGESDKLIDFTVALDKLDKIGEDGVKKEMREKGITETAIEKLQPLFQVSGTASEKLALLKDLLSSSEIGMQGVQEVEFIVSTISEIGLQTAMLEIDVTLARGLNYYTGAIFEVAAPEQVKMGSIGGGGRYDDLTGIFGLKNISGVGISFGLDRIYLVLEELGLFPETVSANTKVLFINFGEEEAFYAMKAVSKLRKEGITAELYPDATKMGKQMGYADKRNIPYTVLAGGDEMQAETFTLKHMKSGKQDAVSFTELRAKLK; this is encoded by the coding sequence GTGGCTCAAAAACCATCTATACCCAAAGGAACACGCGATTTTTCACCTGCTGAAGTAGTAAAGCGCAACTATATTATGGACACCATAAAAGATTGTTTTACTACGTACGGTTTTCAACCTATTGAAACACCTTCGTTTGAAAACAGCGATACGCTAATGGGAAAGTACGGTGATGAAGGCGATCGATTAATTTTTAAAATTTTGAATAGTGGCGATTTTCTTCGGAAAGTGGATGATGCATTATATTCTGAAAAAGATAGCGGGAAACTAACTCCGAAAATTTCAGAAAAAGCACTTCGTTACGATCTTACAGTTCCGTTTGCACGTTACGTAGTACAACACCAAAACGAAATTGACTTTCCGTTTAAGCGTTATCAAATTCAGCCGGTTTGGCGTGCCGATCGACCGCAGAAAGGACGTTTTAGAGAGTTTTTTCAGTGTGATGCCGATGTGGTGGGGAGCAAATCACTTTGGCAAGAAGTGGAGTTTGTGGAACTGTACGATGCTGTGTTCAGCAAATTGAATTTGGAAGGGGTTACCATTAAAATGAACAACCGCAAAATTTTAAGCGGAATTGCTGAAGTAATAGGGGAATCCGATAAACTTATTGATTTCACTGTAGCTCTAGACAAACTTGACAAAATAGGGGAGGACGGTGTTAAAAAGGAAATGCGCGAGAAAGGAATTACCGAAACTGCCATTGAAAAGTTACAGCCGTTATTTCAGGTAAGCGGAACGGCTTCCGAAAAATTAGCTTTATTAAAAGATTTACTTTCTTCATCTGAAATAGGCATGCAAGGTGTCCAAGAGGTGGAGTTTATCGTTTCAACAATTTCTGAAATTGGACTACAAACAGCAATGTTGGAAATTGATGTAACCTTGGCTCGTGGCTTAAACTACTACACAGGAGCTATTTTTGAAGTTGCTGCTCCTGAGCAAGTAAAAATGGGAAGCATTGGAGGCGGTGGTCGTTACGATGACTTAACTGGTATTTTCGGTCTAAAAAATATAAGTGGTGTCGGTATTTCGTTTGGTTTGGACCGAATTTACTTGGTTCTAGAAGAATTGGGTTTATTCCCAGAAACCGTTTCAGCCAATACCAAAGTCTTATTTATCAACTTTGGGGAAGAGGAAGCGTTTTACGCTATGAAAGCTGTTTCCAAACTTAGAAAAGAAGGTATTACTGCAGAATTGTACCCAGACGCTACAAAAATGGGTAAACAAATGGGCTATGCAGATAAACGAAACATACCTTACACTGTTTTGGCCGGCGGAGACGAAATGCAAGCTGAAACCTTTACACTTAAACATATGAAAAGTGGTAAGCAAGATGCGGTTTCCTTTACGGAGTTACGGGCTAAGTTAAAATAA
- a CDS encoding alpha/beta fold hydrolase, which translates to MKHSSIKGTDSGTILFIHGNSSSSEVFKKTVDSEEIPYTKITVDLPGHGANVEEYDAECDFSIKSYQEKLLSFIEEIDDDILLVGNSMGGHLAIELAPKIKNLKGLIIMGTPPVKKPINFEEAFLPQPALQTFLTENPSEHDMVTAAEIAVHKQENAAAILNDFKQANPKVRSVLANDLIQNRLDNQERIFSDLDAPKFIIRGTQDPTVNPSYLETITKQCNGTCTLIDYDECGHYPSLEQPDKFIKTISEIASQVF; encoded by the coding sequence ATGAAACATTCTAGTATAAAAGGTACGGATAGCGGAACTATTCTGTTTATACATGGTAACTCATCATCCTCAGAAGTTTTCAAAAAAACGGTAGATTCTGAAGAAATTCCCTATACTAAAATAACAGTCGATTTGCCAGGTCATGGAGCAAATGTGGAAGAATATGATGCTGAATGTGACTTTTCAATAAAATCATACCAAGAAAAACTACTTTCATTTATAGAAGAAATTGACGATGATATATTATTAGTCGGAAATTCAATGGGCGGTCATTTGGCTATTGAACTCGCCCCGAAAATTAAAAACCTCAAAGGCCTGATCATTATGGGGACACCTCCTGTAAAAAAACCAATCAATTTTGAAGAAGCTTTTCTACCACAACCGGCTTTACAAACTTTTTTAACAGAAAATCCTTCGGAACATGATATGGTTACAGCTGCAGAAATTGCAGTTCACAAACAAGAAAACGCAGCAGCCATTCTAAATGATTTTAAGCAGGCCAATCCAAAGGTACGTAGCGTTTTAGCCAACGATTTAATACAAAACAGACTTGACAATCAAGAGCGAATATTTTCCGATCTTGATGCACCCAAATTTATAATAAGAGGAACACAAGACCCCACCGTAAATCCTTCTTATTTGGAAACGATAACTAAACAATGCAATGGAACCTGTACGCTCATTGATTATGATGAATGCGGACATTACCCAAGCCTTGAACAACCAGATAAGTTTATAAAAACGATTTCAGAAATAGCGTCTCAAGTCTTTTAA
- the rpsF gene encoding 30S ribosomal protein S6 → MNHYETVFILNPVLSDEQIKETVKKYEDILVSKGAKMISKEDWGLKKLSYAIQHKKSGFYHLFEFTAPGESINAMEVEFRRDERIMRYLTVKLDKHAIAWAEKRRNRNNKQKAKA, encoded by the coding sequence ATGAATCATTACGAAACTGTTTTCATCTTAAATCCCGTTTTATCTGATGAGCAGATAAAGGAAACAGTAAAGAAATACGAAGATATTCTTGTTTCTAAAGGTGCTAAGATGATATCCAAAGAAGATTGGGGACTAAAAAAATTGTCCTATGCAATCCAACACAAAAAAAGTGGTTTTTACCATTTATTTGAATTTACTGCACCCGGTGAATCAATAAACGCTATGGAAGTAGAGTTTAGAAGGGATGAACGTATTATGCGTTACCTTACCGTTAAACTTGACAAGCACGCAATTGCTTGGGCAGAGAAAAGACGTAACCGAAACAACAAACAAAAAGCAAAAGCATAA
- the rplI gene encoding 50S ribosomal protein L9, with amino-acid sequence MELILKQDIDNLGFTDDVVSVKNGYGRNYLIPEGYATLATPSAKKALEEKLKQQAYKERKVIEEAQKEADKLGEILELKITAKTGDKDKLFGSVTNANLAEALEKENVSIDKKYISIAGGAIKRTGQYEATIRFHRDVIETFTFDVVAENQ; translated from the coding sequence ATGGAACTTATATTAAAACAAGACATTGACAATCTGGGATTCACAGATGATGTTGTATCTGTAAAAAATGGATATGGTAGAAACTACCTAATCCCAGAAGGGTATGCAACTTTAGCGACTCCATCTGCAAAAAAAGCATTGGAAGAAAAGCTTAAACAACAAGCATACAAAGAGCGTAAAGTTATTGAAGAAGCTCAAAAAGAAGCTGATAAACTTGGCGAAATTTTAGAGCTAAAAATCACTGCCAAAACAGGTGATAAGGATAAATTGTTTGGTTCTGTTACCAATGCAAACCTTGCTGAAGCTTTAGAAAAAGAAAATGTATCTATTGATAAAAAATACATTTCTATTGCCGGTGGTGCTATTAAGCGTACTGGACAATACGAAGCTACCATTCGTTTTCACAGAGATGTTATCGAAACATTTACGTTTGACGTAGTAGCAGAAAACCAGTAG
- a CDS encoding DUF6495 family protein, with protein sequence MKYARLTKEQFEELHTEFINFLATQSITGKEWADIKINNPEVAEQELDVFSDLVWEGVLQKAEYLENMAPQQLFLFKIKAEQMQLISVKVMDKTKDITTADGYAWLQENFMTDEVEFYTANKQFSNDRSADIFKLIKQGSIITKGELYRFFEDILDKIS encoded by the coding sequence ATGAAATACGCACGCCTTACAAAAGAACAATTTGAAGAACTGCACACTGAGTTTATAAACTTTTTAGCCACACAATCCATTACTGGAAAAGAATGGGCCGATATAAAAATAAATAACCCTGAAGTAGCTGAGCAAGAATTAGATGTTTTCAGTGATTTGGTTTGGGAAGGAGTTTTGCAAAAAGCAGAATACCTAGAAAATATGGCACCGCAGCAGTTATTTCTTTTTAAAATTAAAGCAGAACAAATGCAACTTATATCAGTTAAAGTAATGGATAAAACAAAAGACATTACAACTGCCGATGGGTACGCTTGGCTTCAAGAGAACTTTATGACAGATGAAGTTGAGTTTTACACTGCGAATAAACAATTTTCAAACGATAGAAGTGCGGATATTTTTAAATTGATTAAACAAGGCTCCATCATTACAAAAGGAGAGTTATATCGTTTTTTCGAAGATATCTTAGATAAAATTTCATGA
- the rpsR gene encoding 30S ribosomal protein S18 codes for MASIQEQAKGKKDGEIRYLTPLNIETTKAKKYCRFQRSGIKYIDYKDADFLLSFVNEQGKLLPRRLTGTSLKYQRKVAVAVKRARHLALMPYVTDLYK; via the coding sequence ATGGCATCGATTCAAGAACAAGCAAAAGGAAAAAAAGACGGAGAGATTAGATATCTAACTCCGCTTAATATAGAAACTACAAAAGCTAAAAAATACTGTCGTTTTCAACGATCTGGAATTAAGTACATCGATTATAAAGATGCAGACTTTTTATTGAGCTTTGTAAACGAGCAAGGTAAATTGTTACCTCGCAGATTAACAGGAACATCATTAAAGTACCAACGTAAAGTTGCTGTAGCTGTAAAAAGAGCACGTCATTTAGCGTTGATGCCATATGTAACCGATTTATACAAATAA
- a CDS encoding HAD family hydrolase translates to MLQAVLFDMDGVIIDTEPLHKKAYFSMFNDVNIDVSEEMYNSYTGQSTINICKQLCDHFSLSEAPETLMAIKRKHFKHLFATDSDLDLLDGVLDLIKDYYNNGLTLILASSASMPNINRIFERFNLNQYFKAKFSGADLKESKPHPEIFIKAAEASGYSNEECMVIEDSTNGIAAAKAAGIFCVGYNSLHSKDQDYSKADIVVSNFNAISYKKASSFFM, encoded by the coding sequence ATGCTACAAGCTGTTTTATTTGATATGGATGGAGTAATTATTGACACCGAACCACTTCATAAAAAAGCCTATTTTAGTATGTTTAATGATGTAAATATTGATGTCTCTGAAGAAATGTACAATTCATACACAGGACAATCTACTATTAACATTTGTAAACAACTTTGCGATCATTTTTCACTTTCAGAAGCTCCTGAAACATTAATGGCTATTAAACGAAAGCATTTTAAACACTTATTTGCTACAGATAGTGATTTGGATCTTTTAGATGGAGTGTTAGATCTAATCAAAGACTATTATAATAATGGCCTCACATTGATTCTTGCCTCGTCAGCATCTATGCCTAATATCAACCGTATTTTTGAACGGTTTAACTTAAATCAATATTTTAAAGCTAAATTTAGCGGAGCTGATTTAAAAGAATCTAAACCACATCCCGAAATTTTTATTAAAGCTGCTGAAGCTTCTGGTTACTCAAATGAAGAATGCATGGTGATTGAAGATTCAACTAACGGAATTGCCGCCGCAAAAGCTGCAGGTATTTTCTGTGTAGGTTACAATAGCTTGCATTCCAAAGATCAAGATTACTCTAAAGCAGATATCGTGGTTTCTAATTTTAATGCTATTTCGTATAAAAAAGCATCATCATTTTTTATGTAA
- a CDS encoding ABC transporter permease, giving the protein MFSLFRENVRIALDSIRSQLLRTILTVVIIAIGIWALVGILSAVKVLENTIADNFASMGANTFNVQRYELEVQSQRGGERKKINPIISYNDVREFVDKYNYPLTQTAISFRGTAGAEVKYESEKTDPEVQVYGVNEHYLLNTGTEVERGRNFTFFDVQNNNKVCLLGSDFLKNLFGNENPLNKIVSIRGVKFKVIGVLESKGSTFGNNQDLKVLIPIQVARGIFTDPNINYNISVRVDNKEIMQGAQDEAIITFRNIRGLNPVEENNFGLLRSDDLLNQIAEIGLYMSTAAWIISIITILGSSIALMNIMLVSVTERTREIGVRKALGAKRSTISTQFFMETIVIGQFGSILGILLGILTGFVFAKAFDFDFSLPWTAIIWATIITFIVAVIAGSYPATKAAKLDPIESLRYE; this is encoded by the coding sequence ATGTTTTCATTGTTTCGCGAAAATGTTCGTATTGCCTTAGATTCTATTAGAAGTCAATTGCTACGAACCATCCTTACTGTTGTCATTATAGCGATTGGTATTTGGGCGTTAGTCGGTATTTTAAGTGCCGTAAAGGTGCTGGAAAATACGATTGCAGACAACTTTGCCTCTATGGGCGCCAATACGTTTAACGTGCAACGTTATGAATTGGAAGTGCAAAGTCAGCGTGGTGGGGAACGCAAAAAGATAAACCCTATTATTAGTTACAACGATGTTAGGGAATTTGTGGATAAATATAATTACCCTTTAACCCAAACTGCGATATCATTTAGAGGAACTGCAGGTGCTGAAGTAAAATATGAAAGTGAGAAAACCGACCCTGAAGTTCAGGTGTATGGTGTTAATGAGCATTACTTGCTAAATACTGGAACCGAAGTAGAACGTGGTCGAAATTTCACCTTTTTTGATGTTCAGAATAATAATAAAGTATGTTTATTAGGTTCAGATTTTCTGAAAAACTTATTTGGCAATGAAAATCCTTTAAATAAAATCGTGAGTATACGAGGGGTTAAATTTAAAGTGATTGGTGTTTTAGAATCTAAAGGGTCTACCTTCGGAAACAATCAAGATCTCAAGGTGTTAATTCCCATTCAAGTGGCACGAGGAATTTTTACCGATCCAAATATTAACTATAATATAAGTGTGCGCGTGGACAATAAGGAAATCATGCAAGGCGCACAAGATGAAGCAATTATTACTTTCAGAAATATTCGCGGTTTAAACCCTGTGGAAGAAAACAATTTTGGTTTGTTACGGAGTGATGATTTATTGAATCAAATTGCTGAAATAGGCCTTTATATGTCAACAGCAGCTTGGATTATTAGTATCATTACTATTTTGGGATCATCAATCGCATTAATGAATATCATGCTCGTATCGGTTACCGAACGTACACGTGAAATTGGTGTACGAAAAGCATTGGGAGCTAAGCGTTCTACAATTTCTACTCAGTTTTTTATGGAAACTATCGTTATTGGGCAGTTTGGGAGTATCCTTGGTATTCTTTTAGGTATTCTTACTGGTTTTGTCTTTGCTAAAGCCTTTGATTTTGACTTTTCATTGCCTTGGACGGCTATAATTTGGGCTACTATTATCACATTTATCGTAGCCGTTATTGCAGGTTCATACCCAGCAACCAAAGCTGCGAAATTAGATCCTATTGAGAGTTTACGATATGAGTAA
- a CDS encoding LytR/AlgR family response regulator transcription factor, translated as MDKPILKCVIVDDSTLQRLSIVKLIENHPSLDLVAEYNNAIEAKMGLATTDIDLIFLDIEMPILSGFDLLDDLTKKPQIIFVTGKTKYAFKAFDYDAIDYLRKPISKERFLNAVHKAITNYKLKNDDGFDDEDFIFVKSNLKKRKVFLNELRYIEALGDYVKLVTEHDALVVLSTMKAFEALLPEDRFLRIHKSYIVNLDKVERYNSKVIELDNQQLPLSRNRKSDLVEALSASMKS; from the coding sequence GTGGACAAGCCAATATTAAAATGTGTCATCGTAGATGACTCCACCTTACAACGTCTTTCTATTGTAAAACTAATAGAAAACCATCCTTCATTAGACCTTGTTGCTGAATATAACAATGCTATTGAGGCTAAAATGGGTCTTGCCACTACCGATATAGATCTTATTTTCTTAGATATCGAAATGCCTATTCTTTCTGGTTTTGATCTATTAGATGATCTTACTAAAAAGCCACAGATTATTTTTGTTACTGGTAAAACTAAATATGCCTTTAAAGCATTTGATTACGATGCCATAGATTATTTACGTAAGCCTATTTCCAAAGAACGATTTTTAAATGCCGTGCATAAGGCTATTACCAATTACAAGCTTAAAAATGATGATGGTTTTGATGACGAAGATTTCATTTTTGTAAAAAGTAATCTTAAAAAACGTAAAGTATTCCTTAATGAATTACGCTACATCGAAGCCCTTGGTGATTATGTGAAGTTAGTTACCGAACACGATGCTTTAGTAGTACTCTCTACTATGAAAGCCTTTGAAGCGTTATTACCAGAAGATCGTTTTCTACGTATTCACAAATCGTACATCGTTAACCTTGATAAAGTAGAACGTTATAACAGTAAAGTTATCGAGCTTGACAACCAGCAGCTTCCTCTTAGTCGTAACCGGAAATCTGATTTGGTAGAAGCGCTTTCTGCCTCTATGAAATCTTAA
- a CDS encoding DUF2147 domain-containing protein: MKKLFLTMTLVATTILTAVAQDVTGKWKTIDDETGEAKSIVEVYKENGKIYGKVVEILTADKKDATCVDCPGADKGKPIMGLVIIKGLEKDGDEYNDGKILDPSSGKLYKCYIELEETDKLKVRGYIGFSLLGRTQYWHRVK; this comes from the coding sequence ATGAAAAAATTATTTTTAACAATGACCTTAGTAGCTACTACTATACTTACTGCAGTAGCACAAGATGTAACCGGAAAATGGAAAACAATAGACGATGAAACTGGAGAAGCAAAATCCATTGTCGAGGTTTACAAAGAAAATGGCAAAATTTACGGTAAAGTAGTTGAAATACTTACTGCAGACAAAAAAGACGCTACTTGTGTAGATTGTCCTGGAGCAGATAAAGGAAAACCAATAATGGGATTGGTTATTATAAAAGGTCTTGAAAAGGATGGTGATGAGTACAATGATGGAAAAATTCTAGACCCTAGCAGTGGTAAATTATATAAATGCTATATAGAATTAGAAGAAACTGATAAACTTAAAGTACGAGGTTATATAGGATTTTCTTTATTAGGAAGAACACAATATTGGCATCGTGTAAAATAA
- the priA gene encoding replication restart helicase PriA: MYYIDVILPIPLKQKFTYQVNMDEAAFLRQGMRVAVPFGKSKVYTAIVYQVHKTAPSGYETKEIDRILDEEPVITETQVKHWEWMASYYMCTLGEVIRAALPSAFLLESETIISLSKSNVSEEELDDEEFLVFEALQHQSSLHINDIRSVLDKKNVVAVLEKLLQKKIIQVQEEVYEQYRPKLKRYVKLTSQYASEENLKALLETLSRAPKQKEVLLNLFMLSAQANKPISVKQLQKQSDTSSSVIKSLVDKEILEEYYVKKDRVQYSGEAASDIKKLNEAQEIAFSEIKESFKTKDVTLLYGVTSSGKTEVYVRLISEIIESGKQVLYMLPEIALTTQLITRLQNYFGAKVAVYHSKYSVNERVEVWNNVLYSKPKAQIVIGARSSLFLPFNNLGLILVDEEHEPSFKQYNPSPRYQARDAAVVLANLHTAKTLMGSATPSLESYYNAVNNKYGLVNLTTRFGDVLMPEIELVDIKEKTRKKRMKGHFSDRLLEEMNEVLELGEQVILFQNRRGYSPIVECTTCGTSPQCPNCDVSLTFHQYKNELRCHYCGYHMAMQLSCMACGSDTLDTKGFGTEQIETELKALFPKYSIARMDQDTTRGKHAYAKLIDKLENEEIDILVGTQMLAKGLDFRNISLVGVMNADNLLNFPDFRAHERSFQLLQQVSGRAGRTSKRGKVLIQTYNPYHQILQQVSTNDYEGMYKEQLEDRYQYKYPPYYRTIKITCKDRNLQKMQKASKWFGQALENKLGEQVLGPEPPPVSRIRNFYISNILIKIPKKQSLEKTKEYINRVQQSFNSIKEFSSVRLTIDVDNY, encoded by the coding sequence GTGTATTATATAGACGTCATCCTCCCAATTCCATTAAAACAAAAATTCACCTACCAGGTTAATATGGACGAAGCTGCTTTCCTGCGTCAGGGTATGCGGGTAGCTGTACCGTTTGGAAAATCGAAAGTATACACAGCAATTGTTTATCAGGTTCATAAAACCGCTCCTTCTGGATATGAAACCAAGGAAATAGATCGAATTTTAGATGAAGAGCCAGTAATTACAGAAACTCAAGTTAAACATTGGGAGTGGATGGCTTCCTATTATATGTGTACATTGGGCGAAGTAATTCGTGCTGCGCTGCCCAGTGCTTTTTTGTTGGAGAGTGAAACGATTATTTCCTTATCAAAAAGTAATGTTTCCGAAGAAGAATTAGATGATGAAGAATTCTTAGTATTTGAAGCATTACAACATCAATCATCACTTCATATAAATGATATCCGTTCTGTACTAGATAAGAAAAATGTAGTAGCGGTACTGGAAAAATTACTTCAGAAAAAGATAATCCAAGTTCAAGAAGAAGTATATGAGCAGTACAGACCTAAGCTGAAACGATATGTAAAACTTACTTCGCAATATGCTTCTGAAGAAAACCTGAAAGCACTCTTAGAAACACTATCACGGGCCCCTAAACAGAAAGAAGTATTACTAAACTTGTTTATGCTTTCGGCTCAAGCAAATAAACCCATTAGCGTAAAACAGCTTCAAAAACAAAGTGATACGTCTTCAAGCGTGATAAAATCTTTAGTAGATAAGGAAATACTAGAAGAGTATTACGTAAAAAAAGATCGAGTTCAGTATAGTGGCGAAGCAGCTTCAGATATAAAAAAACTGAATGAAGCGCAAGAAATTGCTTTTTCCGAAATAAAAGAAAGTTTTAAAACAAAAGATGTCACATTACTATATGGTGTAACCTCTAGTGGAAAAACAGAAGTGTACGTTCGGCTTATTTCCGAAATTATTGAAAGTGGAAAACAGGTGTTGTATATGCTTCCTGAAATTGCGTTAACAACACAATTAATTACAAGACTACAGAACTATTTTGGGGCTAAAGTAGCGGTTTATCATTCAAAATACTCCGTTAACGAACGGGTAGAAGTTTGGAACAATGTACTGTACTCTAAACCCAAAGCACAAATAGTAATTGGTGCGCGATCTTCGTTGTTTTTACCGTTTAATAACTTAGGACTTATTTTAGTCGATGAAGAACACGAGCCTTCTTTTAAACAATACAATCCATCGCCACGCTACCAAGCACGAGATGCAGCGGTGGTTTTAGCAAATCTGCATACCGCAAAAACTTTGATGGGGTCTGCAACACCTTCGCTTGAGAGTTATTACAATGCGGTAAATAATAAATACGGACTTGTAAACTTAACAACCCGTTTTGGTGATGTACTCATGCCCGAAATTGAATTGGTCGATATAAAAGAAAAGACTAGAAAAAAACGAATGAAAGGCCATTTTAGTGATCGCCTTTTAGAAGAGATGAATGAAGTGTTGGAGTTAGGGGAACAAGTGATATTATTTCAAAACCGCCGTGGTTATTCCCCCATTGTTGAATGCACTACTTGTGGAACGTCACCTCAATGCCCCAACTGTGATGTGAGTTTGACGTTTCATCAATATAAAAATGAATTACGTTGCCATTATTGTGGTTATCATATGGCTATGCAGTTGTCTTGTATGGCGTGCGGGAGTGATACACTAGACACTAAAGGTTTTGGTACCGAACAAATTGAAACAGAATTGAAAGCTCTTTTCCCAAAATATTCCATTGCTCGAATGGATCAGGATACCACACGAGGCAAACATGCGTATGCTAAATTAATTGATAAACTGGAAAATGAAGAAATTGATATTTTGGTAGGTACACAAATGTTAGCCAAGGGATTAGATTTTAGAAACATTAGTTTAGTTGGTGTTATGAATGCGGATAATCTACTCAACTTCCCCGATTTTAGGGCACACGAACGCAGTTTTCAGTTATTGCAGCAAGTATCGGGTAGGGCAGGACGTACCAGCAAACGCGGAAAGGTATTGATACAAACGTACAATCCGTATCATCAAATATTACAACAAGTAAGTACGAATGATTATGAAGGAATGTATAAAGAGCAGTTGGAAGACCGCTACCAATATAAATATCCTCCATACTATAGGACTATAAAAATCACCTGTAAAGACCGTAATCTTCAAAAAATGCAAAAAGCGTCAAAATGGTTTGGTCAAGCTTTGGAAAATAAATTGGGTGAGCAAGTGTTAGGGCCCGAGCCACCTCCTGTGAGTAGAATTCGAAATTTCTATATAAGTAATATTTTAATTAAAATTCCGAAGAAACAATCGCTGGAAAAAACAAAAGAGTATATAAATAGGGTACAACAAAGTTTTAACTCGATTAAGGAGTTCTCCAGTGTTCGGTTAACAATAGATGTAGATAATTATTAA
- a CDS encoding response regulator transcription factor: MEILTEKEQLLQSQHFAFRLRNLYQNDRQLFDQLNDYIPYSIHINRQDNLDITYANDKPLFKAPEMEKLVEVGSSYLDEISCLVLHRNAVTKATKFRKANDIDSVCSYIQQLQFNNEKRYFYSNKLILDNDLYFNISSTVDELGLIGKVFNSIFRPIHTNQISWQQFQSLTKQEKKILHLLANGSSTKEIAEQLFISTHTAQTHRRNINQKLNISSVSDLVKISLILEII; encoded by the coding sequence ATGGAAATCCTTACCGAAAAAGAACAACTGTTACAAAGCCAGCATTTTGCTTTTAGATTACGAAACCTCTACCAAAATGATCGACAATTATTTGACCAATTAAACGATTATATTCCGTATTCTATTCATATTAATAGACAGGATAACCTTGATATTACCTACGCCAATGATAAACCATTATTTAAAGCTCCTGAAATGGAGAAATTAGTTGAAGTGGGTAGTAGTTATCTAGACGAAATATCGTGCCTAGTTTTACATAGAAATGCCGTAACAAAGGCTACCAAGTTTCGAAAAGCTAACGATATCGATTCTGTATGCTCTTATATACAGCAACTTCAGTTCAATAATGAAAAGAGGTATTTTTATTCTAATAAACTAATTTTAGATAATGACTTATATTTTAATATTTCGAGTACTGTTGATGAGTTGGGTTTAATAGGAAAAGTATTTAATTCTATTTTTAGGCCTATTCATACCAATCAAATTTCTTGGCAGCAGTTTCAATCCTTAACCAAACAAGAAAAAAAGATTTTGCACTTGTTGGCTAATGGGAGCTCCACAAAAGAAATAGCAGAACAATTGTTTATTTCAACGCATACCGCACAAACCCACCGACGAAACATCAATCAAAAATTAAACATTTCATCGGTGAGCGATTTGGTAAAAATTTCTTTGATTTTAGAGATTATTTAA